ACTCGTTTGGTAAAAGGTTTGTTGCAGCTGGCGATTGGAATGCCAAGAACATGTATTGGGGATCTCGAATAGCGAATcctaaaggaaaacagctgtaCAACTCAATCATCAAACCGCAACACAACTTAACTATGTTTCCCCGGGAgcgcctacatactggccattAGATCCAATGAAGCTTCCAGATTTGATTGACTTTGCCATCACAATAAGGATACCCCAATCAATGATTACAGCTGAGGCATTTCCAGAACTCTCATCTGATCACTGTCCGGTGCTCTTTCATCTTTTGTACCAGCTACAACACATCGAGCGACCGTGTAGGCTTACAAGCAATAAACTGACCAACTGGGAgatttacaaaaaatatgtttgttcCCATACCGGCTTTTCTAGCCCCCTGGAAACCAAGCAAGACATTGATCAGTTTGCTGGTGATATAGAATCAATACTtgtcgcagcagcaaaagcgtCAACTCCACAAGAAAACCATGTATGCAGTATAAAGTTTAACAAGACAAGTATAGATATTGAACTGCTTGTGCTTGAAAAACGACGACATCGAAGGGAGTGGCAGGAGCGCAGATCACATAACGCAAAGAGTAAATTAAAAGCAGCTTCTCGCAGACTTACCAAAGCGTTTAAGAAAGAAGAAGCGGACGAACAACTAAGGTACATCAAGAATCCCCCCACAGGCTCAAGGAACTCGTTGTGGAACTCGCGTGTACCTCTCCGTAACTCTACCGGAAACTGCTCTCGCAGTGACACGTACAGAGCAAGAgtaaccaaccaaccaaccactAACTCATTTACTCTCCCGCCTTTAACTGCATCTGACTTAGCACCACAAGATCCTGTAGAATTTCGGTCAAGCGAGATAACGAAAGTCATTAAAGAGCAACTGAATACTGGAAAATCGCCTGGCTACGACTTAATAACCCCGAAAATGATCATTGAGCTCCCAATGTGTGCAGTTCTACGAATCTGCTTGCTCTTCAACGCAATTACTAAAATTGGATACTTCCCTCAAAAGTGGAAGAAATCAATTATAAATATGATCCCTAAGCCTGGGAAAGACAAAACACAGCCGTCATCCAACAGGCCAATAAGCTTACTACTTGTCTATCCAAGTTATTTGAAAAAGTGTTGCTGATATGCATCAGTCCCCACCTCAAAACCCACAAAACACACTCCCATCGCACCAATTTGGTGTTCGGGCAAAACATGGAGTCATTGAACAGGTTAACCGCATCACAACAGAAATTCGCACTGCCTTTGAACACCGTGAATACTGCCCAGCTCTTTTCTTATATAAAAGAATGTTTGCGGTCAGATGCAGTACAAGCACTTCAAGCGATTGTACTATAGAAGCCGGAGTGCCTCATGGAAGTGTTCTGGGCCCAATTCGACACACCCTATACACGGCGGACATCCCAACAAACTACCAGCTAACGATATCCAAATTGGCTGATGACAAGTCGATCCAGATGCCCAGTAAAAAATACGATGCAACTAGCACGCCAACTAACTTGTGTAGAACATTGGCTTGCAGATTGGCGCATACGAGTAAATGAAGAAAAGTGCAAACAGGTAACATTtaccataaacaaacaaagctgCCGCCCTTGGTAATGAACCAGACGCGCCTCGCACAAGCTGATAACGTAACATACTTAGGTATTCATCTGAACAAGCGGCTCACCTGGCGGAAATACATAGAGGCCAAGACGACGCACCTCAGTCTAAACAGCGAGCACAGTCTAGGATTCTGAGAATCATTACTGGAGCTCCATGGTATCTTCGGAACGAGAATATACACAGAgacttacaaataaaacttgtCATTGAGACAATAgcagaaaagaaagaaaaatacaattttaaaaactataaaaaactccaaacatgtaaattcgtttcttccatcagaattgatttcggcccgaaaatagtggctgcatcatagtgtAAAACCAATGtatatggccgttacgcatcttgttattctaatGTATTTGGTATAATGTAGGCACTGGTTTTGTGCGGGTTTTATTACTTGTTGTGGTtcttgattatttttttcttgttttttttaattttatatataagaAGGTTAGTgtacaaaaattttaataggacaagaaaaattataacacaataaTTGAACTCCTGGGCATCTGTTGAGACCTCTGCTGGCTGCGGGACCCCGAGACCGGTTCCGGACGTTCCTGCCAGTATAGTTTCTCCCCTTCTTCACTAACGCGTTGTGACCGCCTGCATCTCAGGTAGGTGCATATGCCTCCCACAAAATTCACATCTGTGTATGTGAGCCGGTACGGGTATGCGCTCCAGTTCCGGCCTTTATATATGTGTTTGCCGTTCTCCATTACGATATCGTTTGCTCCAGGATACAGCTCACCGGTAACGGCGAGATTTTATACTTCACCGCACCAGCTTGTACATTTCCCTTAGTTTCTTCACGGTACTATTGGCGCTTTTCGTTGGGTACTCCTGTGGATTGTATGAAGCCGTTTGATTGTGTCGCTCCCCAGCTCCTATAGCAACCTCTTGAACGCCTTGCTTATGAACTTAACTCCGTGTTAGGTTATCAGCACTTTTCTACTATCACTCGCACACGGTCCTCTGCAGAGGACAATATCGCACCATTTCGCGAATCGAACCGCCCCATTGTAGGTCCAACACTATcaatgaataaataattataccATCAAAAATTTACTTATTACATTACATTAgtaataatgaaaataaattacaattgAGAAATCACCCAGAATAAGTACATTTTAGAAAGAATCATCATAGCTGCAGAAGAattaactttatttttttaatcatTTCCTTTCAATTAGCACAATGATGTATTTTTCTGAATCAATTGAGAATTTTTATATGTGATGTGTTTCGTCTGAATGATAGTTTAATGCTCGTTTGGCTGTTCATGGATACTTAAATTAagttacaaatattttaataatacatGTGATTTGTTTAACTTTATCttgatatatatttattttgaatatttaaatctTTACCGTCATATGTAATGTCCTCATAAAAAAACTTTCGATTCGAGCGACATTGGGGACCACACCTGGTAGACCCACAACTTCGGCAATTATACCAGCAACCATCACATTCTTGATTCATACAGTCGCCTGAAATACGggttttattaatttcaacCTTGTAAAAAGTGATTTGTACTTACAAATGTCCATACCGTTTGAGCGAATATTTCCGTATTCATCATATGCGCCATTTTGACATTTCTTtctgcctttttttttattttcggaaTCTAAATGATGTGAGTATTCATTAGAAACTCCCTGTTTTCTATGTCTCTGACGCAAGTTGCGACTAATGGAATAATCTGAATCTAAATACGGCTTCATATCTTGGCGAGATATTCTTATACTAAAATGCATACCCTcgtttcaaaaatgaatttaaaccACGCTAATAGGGTGCAATTATAGAGTGCACACACTGCcgtattattatatttataggGTGTCTACACTGAACGTACGATTCAATTGTGCCACGTTATGTCATTGATttaatcaatgataattaccATCTCTCGGAACATATTATAATCGTATTATATAATTGGTTTGTTTTGCACTAGGGGATACCTCAAGCAATagaaatcaattaattatATCAGCAAACATACCAAGCATCCCAAAATACCAAGCCAACATTTAAATTACATGAGACTATGTCCCTAATTTTTATATCCGTTACTCGTGGAGTATATAGTATTCAGATTCACTGAAGGTAGGTTAACAGGCAAACGCACtctatttgtatttttttttggatattcctcttcataattatataagtcttgtaaatttctattgatttgccAAATATGTTTATGCCACGCCTACTCTAACTCTAACACTCCAAGTGTTATGGTTTTTTTCATAACGTTATTAGTTTTGTatatttctatcgatttgcccaAAAACTGTTTGCCACGACACCATAAatccgcccaaaactgccaaaAACTAATTGTGCCAATTGTTTCGGAGGCGGCATGTAAACAACAATGTATAATCAACAAAATAAGATACTCAGCGCACTATACGTTGTTGTTATCTTTTCAATATCAGGGCATTACAGTTTCACAAGACaagaaattcaaatgaaatacCACAAATTCTACAAAACCATTTATTGTGTATATCTATAACGTCAATACCAAATTCTATGTCAAACCATCTGCTGGAATACATGTACGCTATCATATACCACAAAACCTCATACGCATATGGATTATAATTTCAGATATCCACTTTTACGTATTTCTAGTTTAACACATCTATTTAACACATACTTGTTTTGCCAATGAGTATCagcttttaatatattttttattgtattaCTTAGTTGCAGAGGCTTTAAAATAGAAGATTTTATAAACGTGTTGCAACTAGTAATGCTTAGCTGCGGTTACGCCACCCACATTTTCACATTACACTTACACGAATTTAAGCTAAATTAAATACGTAACTTCTAAGCGATCATTTATCTATATAGGAACTAAAAATATTCAGTGTTTCTGCCGCCAGCCATTCCTAGTATTGTAATTTGTTTACATATTAACTTTGTAGACACAGTACAACTTTGCTAAGGTGCAGCATGTGTTATCTaagttaataattacagttaattgattttattttgaagatcgcaagcgaccgtttattgcaatttatcatttgaaactaaagctagtgtacaaaatgtttccctaagtccctagcaatcaagtgaagtcgtcggcagcggcgcagttgCGTCGGCCGCGGCGCAGCGGAGAAGTATTGATGTCGCGCTTAACAGTTCGTTGgcgttgatggcagcggagacTATGCAGAACTATGTAGAACCACAAGATGTTAGAGAATCAATTGCAGGGCAATAACTTCTATGCAAATTACCTTCGTTAGCCTCCAAGCTCTCGCCTCGCTATTGCGATGCCAtcattatttttatacctGCTACTCATGAGTAAAatggtatactagattcgttgaaaaataCTATTCAACTTTTACATACGTAaaaggcagaaggaagcgtttccgactatttaaagtatatatattcttgatcaggatcaatagccgagtccatcaagccatgtccgtctgtccgtataaacgtcgagatctcaggaactagaAAAGTTAGATGATTAAGCACaaagattctagagacaaataTGCAActcaagtttgttgacccatgttgccacgcccactttaacgcccacaaaccgtacaaaactgccacgcccacacttttggtAAATgagttgatattttttcacaattttattagtcttgtaaatttttatcgacTTGCACTAAAAACtatttgccacgcccactcttcCACCTTAATTTTTCATAACTTAATGCATTTTTTAAAACTTAATTAGTCTTAGTACTCAATTCGGTTGGAAATCAATATCACCAGATTCTGTCTGAATCGGTGGACCAGATACGGCAATTGCCGGAATCACGATTTGTGACTGATTAACATGAGGTTTTTAAATTAACAAGAGACGGAATTGACGCCGAGAATAAAGCAGTAGCTTCTAACAGCAGCAGCGTTGCATTTATTTATCCTAGACAAAAGTGGTGGGGCTGGAACTCCGCTAGTTATCTATATAAATGATTGAGAActggaatttttaaaaatgcttTTAACCGCCCTCAATCAGGCAACATTCTGGCCATTCGATCGCAAGCACTCCACCGATCGAAATATGCACCAGctaagcaacagcaacattcAATAACAGCCCACGGCCGTTAGTCAACGACAAGCTAAGGATACCGTCAATGATAACGATCCAGAACCTCAGGAAAGAAATCTCTAGACTTTATCCCTAGTGCCATTTAGTGATCAAGAGGCAAACCAACCCTGCCCACGAACATTTAGTACAAGTCGTCAGCTACAAAGCGCAGGTGCAATAGCAATATgtagccacttttttggtgacggcgaaaattgctctctgtccgctcgcttatactgagagcgtaagaagtctaaaaatagaatttgcttgttTCTGTGAGTAAAAACCaaagacgagaacgtgtatatgtgtgcgtacgtgtgctggaagacgattttcgggccgaaatcaattctgatcgaataATCAAATTTacttatttggagttttgaccaatttcgtagcaatatgatgaaataaaataataattaaaacttCACGCCCTgacaattataattttaaagtttttgaatattcgtttgttaatatcgccgctcgaattagctaccgtttacatatttatatttatgttaataattaatggtGTCCTATATTTATATAACCTTCGAGCATATTTTTCACTACTTTACTATTGCAAAAAACGACTATAATTGAACGTAAACTCGGTTATAAAGCGAAAATTTCTAAAACGAGGAGCTCTGCGTATAGTCAACATTAAGCAAAAGGattaagagaaattaaaaggaaaaccaTAAAGTTGGAGCTCTTTTTTTTCACCCAAAATTGagcgctttttaaaaatatcaaattgaaatatttcactgaatctaatttgaattttaaataataaaaatgggtcatttacctacattattgttgaaaatatgtatgtattaagGTCAATGCACTGTGTCTCCCTCTTTTGGTCGCGGTAACCAAAAGCTTTTTTTCTCTTATTGTGAGATTCCCTTTAGCATGTAATTTGGCTGCCTGCGTGCAGTAATATTGTACTCAAGATCagtcacaataaatatttgaagcgaataaatattctaaataattaaagcaaatgcaaatatatactgtaatataaaacataaattttccaaaaaaaaaggcaatgcattgagaaataaatatttcataaaaataatacgtagtagaaaatgaaaatttataaaataaataaaaatatgaaaactgtttattgcaaaagtcatatctggaggcacgaagtgcggacacaagcactcaacaatcattgccttattaatttatactctatagaaaaatatttaaatataaagtcatttgtgaaatttattttggtatcttttgtacatagattcggctattactatttctaagcaatatttaaataataataacgttaggGCAATACAAAACAATGATTTTTTACTTGGTTGCCAATTGAtcgaaaataatatagatttaaagtctaaggatttctaaggtgaagggcatattttgtcaaatttgtaatgcatgagcatacgtgtgcacacatgcagttgtctgctatcactttatgcgtagaaaagaccTGTtagctgtagcgctctccgctctctcgctcttgaacaaaaattcgagagaacctggagccacctctaaagccacgccgaaaaaatcgtgtgccaaaaaatcgtatggtgTTActcatcttgttattctagtgtctttgccaAATTATAGAGAAACAGAAGCGAGTTATCGCGGACGCCTGCAATCGATGCGTGGCGCTGACGCTTTCGTGCGTTTTGACATAAACAACCAAAACCACGACTGTTTTAGTTCCCACGTACCAGACGATCCCTCCTCTTTACTCTGCACCCAAAGACCTCCCGGGTATCGGACACGCGTATACGCAGCCGTTTTCCCAGGTGGGACTTCACCTTAAAACGTAACCCAGCAAATCGACTTCAGAAAGCAAAAATACTCACtcttaatttcataaattgcATCGTGACCTGTCCATAATTAAGACACCTCCGACCTTGCATGAGACTTTTGCTGTACTAAGGATATTTAAGCAATTAGAGGCATGCCCTTGACAACCACCAGCCAAAACTCGTCGTGGATTATTAATAAATTCcttacaaattatttttgtatacataattattaaaactCCGTTCGTTTTGCTAAGGAATCCcccttttatttgtgcacaaCTTCAAACATATTAAAAGCTGATAATATAAAGTTAAAAAGTATAATACAGGTAGAAGGAAGTCGATCTGACCATGTTCTGTCCGTAAAAGCTTGAAAGTTGAGAGCAAAGAGAAAGCATACAGTTTCTAGAGACATAGAGGCAGCGCACAAACCACCAAAAAATGTAAACCCATTCTTACGCCCATAatccgcccaaaactgccacgcccacacttttgcaaaatgttttgatacatattcataattttattagtcgtgTAAATTTTCACCGAAAAACgatttgccacgcccactttaacGCTCTAAAGCTGCCAAActggtcacgcccacacttattaacaatttttaaattttttctcatctAATAGATTCccaaaaaaattatgaaatttcgggTTGGCATTCGCACTAgttgagtaacgggtatctgatagtcggggagcTCGAATATAGCATTCCCTCTTGtttttaagctattgcgttccGATTTACattccgtcaatctctaataCGCCTCCTTGGTTTACTAAAGacttgacacacctaagaaatgtaaagttcAGCCTtcatacaaaatttaaaaataccggtctacctttttaaattttaaagtgcTCGGTAAAATTTTACTGTGCTCAATGCCCAGtgttacaagaactattgtaCTGTACGTTCCAGTTCGCCAAACAatttcttacccttcctcgctattttttgaaaataccACTGATCAGGAAATTTACAAAGTTTTTCAAACCAAATATTCCACGTTACCAAATTGcaaacagccatactcttaaaGTCGTCAaagtcgaatttaatatattttcccACTCTAAATGAATGGTCAGTGATTTACGAACTTCAGCCTGTCTATTCGCCAAGTCCCGAccgaatccctggctgtgtgcccagattctgtgcggaagccatGTGAAAgactctactgaaactgttaaccttatctttggaatcttcctccatatatggaaggaatcctttgtgattcctctccATTAAAAAGGTAACAAATTGGATGCAAGCAGTTACGAGCAATCCTTAAAGTGTCGGATATCCATAagcttttttaaaattttattactGCTAATTTACAGCACTTTTGTAGTTCAATTATATCACTATGTCAGCACTGTCTTTTGAAACGAAGatcaacaaccactaacctattggagctaacttcttttgaaATACAGTGCTTCAAAAACAATCTTTAAAAAGATGTCATGTACATTGACATTAGTAAAGCATCTGACTCCGTTAGTCTTTCTCTTCTAGTAAGCACACTTGATTtattaggtttccctgttgatcttctaaattggattttaaGTTATCTGAATAGCAGGACGCAACGGGCCGTCTTTAAAAAATCTCTATCTTGCATTCCCCGGGTCACATTCgttgtcccacaagggagccttCTCGGTCCGCTTATTTTTACCATATTTATTAACGACAGTACTTATTTACgaagacgatgttaaattatgcttCCAGTTTAAAGAAATATGGtaccatttggacttacaatacGATCTAGAtagctttcaaatatggtgccgcgATAAGGTACTACACTTAAATGGCTCAAAGTTAAAAGTTAAGTCCTTTAGTTGTGTCACTGTAAGTGGTGCTCTTTGGACGGAATAACACGGGTTGATGATATTTATGgacccaaaacaaaaatttttaGTCCATATATCGACTAATGTCAATTAGGCCAGGCGTGTGCTTGGTTTATGAAAAGGTGGactacaaaaatttaaaaaaatatccaacaaaTTTTCATAAAGTGTGGGCggggcagttttgtgcggtttgtaggcgtaagtgtgggcgtggcaaaaagttttttgacacaaatcgatagaaatttacaaattaaattatgaaaaaatatccaaaaaaatttcaaaaatgtggacGTGGCATTTTTGGGCGTTTTTaaggcgttagagtgggcgggCAAACAgatttttgtcaaatttataaaagtttataatattgatatttttatatcaaaatatttttcaaaagtgtgagcGCCTATGAAGAGTTTGCAATATTCAtaagttaaaaaatataaaatttttaatatctGAATGAATTATATTTTGAAGTCACCGACCGTTTTTAAGAAGGTATCAAACTAAACTCAAATAATTGATCTGGATTGAtagacgttcaagcctcggtctAGAGATTTTTAAATATGGCCTTTGAATTTTAGAGTTCTACTAAAATAGAGCTTTGGAGTTACTAACTTATGGATAATTCACTATACAAACCGGCCGCTTCAATTATTTCAAAGAACTTTAAACAGTAATGTACTTGAGTGATTTCCATAATGtatcccagctgcgcagcatccGTTTCTAATAAGGAATTCTTTGGCAGCGGCACTGAGTCGTTCTTGTAAACATCCTAAAGCCTAACCTAAGCAGATTTGACTCCTCTCTTTGAATCTTCTCTTAATCTGAAGAATCTTCTCCTCAATCcaatttacatttgattttaagtcttaagctgagatcaaaaaaataaagacgtgaaaactatttctccgataattttttatttcttagcGTTGTCCTTAGTCAACTGATGGGACATTAGTTCGACTCAAAAATATCACAACTAATTTTACTGGCGCACTCGGTAAGATACAAAATTATCCGAAAAAAGGACCTTTGAGTggaaaataagttaaattttataatCCAGTGCTCGAAATATTTCCCAAAATAAATTCGTGAAAACTCTTCAACTTGGATTATAATTAAGTGAAATAcggatatatatattttacaataaaaa
This genomic interval from Drosophila mauritiana strain mau12 chromosome 2R, ASM438214v1, whole genome shotgun sequence contains the following:
- the LOC117136292 gene encoding ARL14 effector protein isoform X1; amino-acid sequence: MHFSIRISRQDMKPYLDSDYSISRNLRQRHRKQGVSNEYSHHLDSENKKKGRKKCQNGAYDEYGNIRSNGDCMNQECDGCWYNCRSCGSTRCGPQCRSNRKFFYEDITYDVLDLQWGGSIREMVRYCPLQRTVCE
- the LOC117136292 gene encoding ARL14 effector protein isoform X2, which gives rise to MHFSIRISRQDMKPYLDSDYSISRNLRQRHRKQGVSNEYSHHLDSENKKKGRKKCQNGAYDEYGNIRSNGMDICDCMNQECDGCWYNCRSCGSTRCGPQCRSNRKFFYEDITYDGKDLNIQNKYISR